A window of the Brumimicrobium sp. genome harbors these coding sequences:
- a CDS encoding alpha/beta hydrolase has translation MKKILFLIIIVVVITGCRKRLDSFLFNNSELTSYKLDEYGGELALDLPQSYYVPSNKIHLFSYTINDKGENLKMYAIYVGDIAQIQTDTIILYCHGNKDHMDHYWPRQKLLSYVGGFGRYGVLMFDYPGYGMSQGKPTEDNMYEATNGAMKWLKNNGLTNDRLIIYGYSMGSAPASKSVGDKSFVLQPSKVILEAPFASSAVMVQDGSALTMPSSFFVDLKIENAEQMKKCEVPLYWLHGIDDDFLSIETHGRIVYKNHTHSWKQSSEVAGANHTTVPTFMGLNNYKQKIQDFITKD, from the coding sequence ATGAAAAAGATATTATTTTTAATAATTATAGTAGTTGTAATAACTGGATGTAGAAAGCGATTAGATAGTTTTCTGTTTAATAATAGTGAATTAACTTCCTATAAATTAGATGAGTATGGAGGTGAATTAGCTTTAGATTTACCGCAAAGCTATTATGTTCCCTCAAACAAGATTCACTTATTTAGTTATACTATTAATGATAAAGGAGAGAATTTGAAAATGTACGCAATTTATGTAGGTGATATTGCACAAATTCAAACAGATACCATTATTCTATATTGCCACGGTAATAAAGACCACATGGATCATTATTGGCCTCGTCAGAAGTTGCTAAGTTATGTTGGAGGTTTTGGTCGTTATGGGGTATTGATGTTTGATTATCCAGGTTATGGAATGTCGCAAGGAAAACCCACAGAAGATAATATGTATGAGGCAACAAATGGGGCTATGAAATGGCTGAAAAATAATGGTTTAACAAATGATCGTTTAATTATATATGGTTATTCTATGGGAAGTGCGCCAGCTTCTAAATCGGTAGGAGACAAATCGTTTGTACTACAGCCAAGTAAGGTGATATTAGAAGCTCCTTTTGCTAGTTCAGCTGTGATGGTACAAGATGGCTCCGCATTAACCATGCCTTCGTCTTTCTTTGTAGATTTGAAAATTGAGAACGCAGAACAAATGAAGAAATGTGAAGTGCCACTCTATTGGTTACATGGAATTGATGATGACTTTTTGTCCATAGAAACTCATGGAAGAATTGTTTATAAAAACCATACGCATAGCTGGAAGCAAAGTAGTGAGGTAGCAGGTGCTAATCATACCACAGTGCCAACCTTTATGGGTTTGAACAACTATAAGCAAAAGATTCAAGATTTTATAACAAAAGATTGA
- a CDS encoding Txe/YoeB family addiction module toxin translates to MGKFRVKVEKLAENDIKKHLKSGNKSSIKKIETFLLELSEHPYTGAGQPEPLKYELQGKWARRINSKDRLIYKVDEKVGTVFVISAMGHYLDK, encoded by the coding sequence ATGGGGAAGTTTAGGGTTAAAGTAGAAAAATTAGCTGAAAATGATATTAAAAAACATTTAAAGTCTGGTAATAAATCTTCTATCAAGAAGATCGAAACCTTTCTCCTTGAACTTTCAGAACATCCATATACAGGAGCTGGACAACCCGAACCACTTAAATATGAATTACAAGGAAAATGGGCGCGTAGGATTAATTCAAAAGATAGATTAATTTATAAAGTAGATGAAAAAGTAGGTACTGTTTTCGTAATTTCTGCTATGGGTCATTATTTAGATAAATAA
- a CDS encoding aldehyde dehydrogenase family protein: MKIYNPYTQKEVGEISLSSQKEADVIVANAVKAQPICANLTSGERAEILKDIVDGITVHFDDFVNTIVKESGKPYKYAKGEVLRAIQTFTIASEESKRLPHELFDLDATAKGKGLKGEYVYFPKGVVLGISPFNFPLNLVAHKVAPAIATACPIILKPSEKTPLTAELLAKIIAKTKLPQGAFQVLHCKNEVTQTLVQNKDIQLVSFTGSAKVGWDIKAAAGRKQVVLELGGNAAAIVHQDAELDLAIEELLVGGFAYSGQVCIHTQRIYVHASLFDSFTQKYIQKVQALNIGDPKNETTEFGVLINEDNAIRIESWVNEAIQAGAKSLLEGKREGAFYPPTILTHVAKGQKVRDEEVFGPVVVIEKYSQIDEAITQVNDSDWGLQAAIFTNSISIRDKTFNELKVGAVIHNKSTTFRVDDMPYGGIKASGFGREGVRYAMMDYLEGKLLVR; encoded by the coding sequence ATGAAAATTTATAATCCATACACCCAAAAAGAAGTAGGAGAAATCTCTTTGTCTTCTCAGAAAGAAGCAGATGTAATAGTAGCAAATGCTGTAAAAGCTCAACCTATCTGTGCTAATTTAACTTCAGGGGAACGTGCTGAAATTTTGAAAGACATAGTGGATGGAATAACTGTTCATTTTGATGATTTTGTAAATACCATTGTTAAAGAAAGTGGGAAACCATATAAATACGCGAAAGGCGAAGTACTTAGAGCGATACAAACATTTACTATTGCTTCGGAAGAGAGTAAACGTTTACCACATGAATTATTTGATTTAGACGCAACAGCTAAAGGAAAAGGATTGAAAGGAGAATATGTATATTTCCCTAAAGGAGTGGTTCTTGGAATTTCTCCTTTTAATTTTCCTCTTAATTTGGTAGCTCATAAAGTAGCACCCGCTATAGCTACAGCTTGTCCAATTATTCTTAAACCTTCCGAGAAAACTCCTTTAACGGCTGAATTACTTGCGAAAATAATAGCTAAAACGAAATTACCTCAAGGAGCTTTTCAAGTATTGCACTGTAAGAATGAAGTGACACAAACCTTAGTACAAAATAAGGATATACAGCTAGTTTCATTTACAGGTTCTGCGAAAGTCGGATGGGATATTAAAGCTGCAGCAGGTAGAAAGCAAGTAGTGTTGGAACTAGGAGGAAATGCAGCTGCCATTGTTCACCAAGATGCCGAGTTGGATTTGGCAATTGAGGAGTTGTTAGTAGGAGGTTTTGCCTATTCGGGACAGGTGTGTATTCATACGCAACGTATTTACGTACATGCTTCATTGTTTGATTCATTCACTCAAAAATATATACAGAAGGTGCAAGCATTAAATATTGGTGATCCTAAGAATGAAACTACAGAATTTGGTGTGCTAATTAATGAAGATAATGCTATTCGTATCGAGTCTTGGGTAAACGAAGCGATTCAAGCTGGGGCAAAAAGTTTGTTAGAAGGTAAACGGGAAGGAGCATTTTATCCGCCAACTATTTTGACCCATGTTGCTAAGGGACAAAAGGTAAGAGATGAAGAAGTTTTTGGTCCTGTAGTAGTCATCGAGAAATATTCCCAAATTGATGAAGCTATTACACAAGTGAATGATTCAGATTGGGGCTTACAGGCGGCTATTTTTACGAATAGTATATCGATTCGCGATAAAACATTTAACGAATTGAAAGTAGGAGCTGTAATCCATAATAAATCCACAACTTTTAGAGTAGATGATATGCCTTATGGAGGAATTAAAGCTTCAGGATTTGGTAGGGAAGGGGTTCGCTACGCGATGATGGATTATTTAGAGGGGAAATTATTGGTTAGATAG
- a CDS encoding integrase core domain-containing protein: protein MKRKKYDSFLIWLYNQNKEYLIPENIRKNIPYSTISTWRNLDYSCYVGHQISAIQKEAIEQFEVFQEYQKLKFIVLNIIRVWKKTSNYFLPIIKENKKMRSLMIDSMQLLFTAIPKKIVLDIYKISPTTFYAWLTSEKVNCGISPLSLCFKRHPFQLAKKEVETIKNLFRNPSFICLPASSIYYYALRNNMLSISLSTFYKYANLLGLKRKFKKIDIENYHPLKTSKPNEVIHIDTTFWELTIGIKAAIILICDNFSKMIIGWNIDLRKNGENAKKALKKAWETIRYYHPHLKRTTLITDGGAENNNLIIQNFIEKSKMPELNKLLALKDVRFSNSTIEAVNKIIKRYLRVKRPTNLIELNQCLKDIIYDYNAVRPHTSLNGCTPLEVYTQQKINLDFSKQKANAKKIRIAQNKEINCCIDYEL from the coding sequence ATGAAACGAAAGAAATATGATTCTTTCCTGATTTGGCTGTACAACCAAAATAAAGAGTACTTAATTCCTGAAAATATTAGAAAAAACATTCCTTATTCAACCATATCTACATGGAGAAATTTAGACTACTCCTGCTATGTGGGTCATCAAATAAGCGCGATACAAAAAGAAGCCATCGAACAGTTTGAAGTTTTTCAAGAATATCAAAAATTGAAGTTTATTGTTTTAAATATAATTCGTGTATGGAAAAAAACATCTAACTATTTTTTACCCATTATCAAAGAAAATAAAAAAATGAGATCGCTTATGATTGATTCAATGCAACTCCTATTTACCGCGATACCAAAAAAAATAGTACTCGATATTTATAAAATTTCTCCAACTACCTTTTATGCTTGGCTAACAAGCGAAAAGGTAAATTGCGGTATCTCTCCACTAAGTCTCTGTTTTAAAAGACATCCCTTCCAACTTGCTAAAAAAGAAGTAGAAACGATAAAAAATCTATTTAGAAATCCATCCTTTATTTGCTTGCCTGCTTCTTCTATTTATTATTATGCATTAAGGAATAATATGCTCTCGATTTCTTTAAGCACATTCTATAAATATGCTAACTTACTTGGATTGAAAAGAAAATTTAAGAAAATCGATATCGAAAACTATCATCCACTAAAAACATCAAAACCAAACGAGGTAATTCATATCGACACTACATTTTGGGAATTAACTATCGGAATAAAAGCTGCAATTATTTTAATTTGTGATAATTTCTCAAAAATGATCATAGGGTGGAATATTGATTTACGAAAAAATGGAGAAAATGCTAAAAAAGCATTAAAAAAAGCCTGGGAAACAATACGTTATTATCATCCTCATCTTAAAAGGACAACCCTGATTACCGATGGCGGTGCAGAAAACAACAATCTCATTATCCAAAACTTTATTGAAAAATCTAAAATGCCTGAACTCAATAAACTCTTGGCGTTAAAAGATGTAAGGTTTTCTAACTCCACGATTGAAGCAGTTAATAAAATAATAAAAAGATACCTTAGAGTAAAAAGACCTACAAATTTAATAGAATTAAATCAGTGCTTAAAAGACATTATTTATGATTATAATGCCGTACGACCACACACCTCTTTAAATGGATGTACTCCTCTTGAGGTATATACACAACAAAAAATAAATCTCGATTTTTCTAAACAAAAAGCAAACGCGAAGAAAATAAGAATTGCACAAAATAAAGAGATTAACTGCTGTATTGACTATGAACTCTAA
- a CDS encoding gliding motility-associated C-terminal domain-containing protein has translation MNYKIKLFYITLLVIIPIHIFSQNLVVNPSFEITNTNCSQMGGESFRQDLDPSWDNANSNIPGDSCSSSDLFSACNVIPILNTPAPTHMPNSVLGWQMSRTGTRHAGIILYDAPFGISSNYREYLQGHTTSPLVAGQTYCVSFYISLANEVAYATENIGVYFTNTHYLRDACAQGSRINVTPQLTNTCGIITDTMGWKRLQWDYTATGGEQYFIIGNFDNDANTNQITFGSGQSAFMNPYAYYYIDDVSIIENSCCYAEINPAPSPCVNDAPFNLSAGSNTQCANTIIGTWSGPGITNATLGTFDPSVAGEGTHSISFTLDCGYIAKIDITVKACNLNVCEDNGQLTVSGGTGPYTWSEWVSGSTIPITDQASCVQCGGTWTFGTCLGGGLPPMPITSCSTPPGYDVFATGTTVTPPSNLPIIVVDALGDTLTINSLAGIPQCTGCNTNNATVANITESSCNSPINLSNAVSNASGFTITYYGTQADANNATNAISSSVSTPGTYWVRIEDPNDPTCFSVQQIQVTISTLTHTSSFTDENCNAGDGSITLTASGGVSPYQYSIDGGNTLQSNGGFQNLGAGTYSVYIVDSKGCESTETITISNIGGPVIDNVITTNPSCNGMCDGEIEITVSGGNPPYTYIWKDGNGNVVGGNTSTLSNICDGNYSVEVINAGGGSGGTGTTTSLFYEDFNSGATNWNLNVSLAPEGSDANFFTVSDAEGGVSPGGCGVANNGDATLHITSVFMPNGGAAYDAGGLCGILFCPETHRRAESPLINTVGYTGLSLNFDYIANGAIPNDQATVWYNDGNGWTQLGNALNSGTCPNTQGLWSAYSQALPVSCENINNLQIAIRWDNNDDGVGTDPSVAINNLEIISSTGGGGAPCSASQTFTLTTNTPDASFTGLNNDYCKSDTSIILVPTQANGTFSGPGVNGNTFNPQIAGNGTHTITYIVSYGANCADTVTKTVIISGPNVSFTADPTQTDLDNTVINFTNTSTDAVNYIWDFGDTTSNEFTTNATHTYSDSESGTYTVTLVGYDANGCMDIAQLVITILEPESRFDVPNVFTPNGDNDNDFFKLIYAENIKSLNIFIVNRWNNTVFESDEVQFAWNGKVNNVGADCSEGVYFYVIKVTSFSGNEIERNGYIHLVRGK, from the coding sequence TATATTTTCTCAAAACCTAGTTGTAAATCCTAGTTTTGAAATTACAAATACAAATTGTAGCCAAATGGGAGGAGAATCTTTCCGTCAAGATTTGGATCCTAGTTGGGATAATGCAAACTCTAATATTCCAGGAGACAGTTGTAGTTCTTCCGACTTATTCTCTGCTTGTAACGTGATTCCAATACTCAATACTCCTGCCCCCACTCACATGCCAAATTCTGTATTAGGTTGGCAAATGTCACGAACAGGAACGCGACACGCTGGTATTATTCTTTATGATGCTCCTTTTGGAATATCAAGTAATTATAGAGAATATCTACAAGGGCATACAACAAGTCCATTAGTAGCTGGTCAAACTTATTGTGTATCTTTTTATATCAGTCTAGCAAATGAGGTCGCTTATGCTACAGAAAATATTGGCGTATATTTTACCAACACCCATTATTTACGAGATGCTTGTGCTCAAGGCTCTCGTATTAATGTCACTCCCCAACTGACAAATACTTGTGGTATCATAACTGATACGATGGGCTGGAAGAGATTACAATGGGACTATACTGCAACAGGAGGAGAACAGTATTTCATTATTGGAAATTTTGACAATGATGCGAATACTAACCAAATAACTTTTGGATCAGGTCAAAGTGCCTTCATGAATCCATACGCCTATTATTATATAGATGATGTTAGTATTATAGAAAACTCATGCTGTTATGCCGAAATTAATCCTGCTCCGTCTCCATGTGTTAATGATGCACCATTTAATTTATCTGCTGGTTCTAATACACAATGTGCCAATACTATAATTGGGACATGGAGTGGACCTGGAATTACAAATGCTACATTAGGAACATTTGACCCCAGTGTTGCGGGTGAAGGAACACATTCTATTTCGTTTACACTTGATTGTGGATATATTGCCAAAATCGATATTACAGTTAAGGCTTGTAACTTAAATGTATGCGAGGATAATGGTCAGTTGACTGTTTCAGGTGGGACTGGACCTTATACCTGGAGTGAATGGGTTTCTGGGTCAACGATTCCTATTACAGACCAAGCATCATGTGTACAATGCGGTGGAACTTGGACATTTGGAACTTGTTTAGGCGGAGGCCTTCCTCCTATGCCTATAACATCTTGCTCTACCCCTCCTGGTTATGATGTTTTTGCTACTGGAACAACAGTAACACCACCAAGCAATCTACCAATCATTGTAGTAGATGCTTTAGGTGATACACTCACAATAAATTCATTGGCAGGTATTCCTCAATGTACAGGCTGTAACACAAATAATGCTACCGTTGCTAATATCACTGAATCATCCTGTAATAGCCCAATCAATTTATCAAATGCGGTATCAAATGCAAGCGGATTTACAATTACATACTACGGCACACAAGCAGATGCTAACAATGCCACAAATGCTATTTCTTCAAGTGTTTCAACTCCTGGTACCTATTGGGTAAGAATAGAAGATCCAAATGATCCTACTTGTTTTAGTGTTCAACAAATCCAAGTTACTATATCTACACTAACCCATACTTCCTCATTTACAGATGAAAATTGTAATGCAGGAGATGGTTCTATCACTCTTACTGCTTCAGGTGGAGTTTCTCCTTATCAATATTCTATAGATGGTGGAAACACGCTACAAAGTAATGGTGGTTTTCAAAATCTAGGAGCTGGGACTTATTCAGTATATATTGTAGATTCTAAAGGATGTGAAAGTACAGAAACAATAACTATTAGTAATATAGGAGGACCTGTAATTGATAATGTAATTACGACTAATCCATCTTGTAATGGCATGTGTGATGGTGAAATTGAAATCACAGTTTCAGGTGGAAACCCTCCTTACACCTATATATGGAAAGACGGTAATGGGAATGTTGTAGGAGGAAATACTTCTACGCTATCTAATATATGTGATGGCAATTATTCCGTAGAAGTAATTAATGCTGGAGGCGGAAGTGGAGGAACTGGTACAACTACCTCTCTATTCTATGAAGATTTTAACTCTGGAGCAACTAACTGGAATCTCAATGTTTCGTTAGCACCAGAAGGATCAGACGCAAATTTCTTCACCGTAAGTGATGCAGAAGGCGGTGTTTCACCTGGTGGTTGTGGTGTTGCTAATAACGGAGACGCTACACTTCATATAACCAGTGTATTTATGCCTAATGGGGGTGCTGCATATGATGCGGGCGGTTTATGTGGAATTCTATTCTGCCCTGAAACACATCGTAGAGCTGAATCTCCACTAATTAATACGGTTGGATACACTGGACTCTCACTAAACTTTGATTACATAGCTAATGGTGCTATACCGAACGATCAGGCTACCGTTTGGTATAATGATGGTAATGGCTGGACGCAGCTAGGTAACGCTCTTAATTCAGGGACATGCCCTAACACTCAAGGTTTATGGTCTGCTTATTCACAAGCATTACCTGTCTCTTGTGAAAACATCAACAACCTTCAAATTGCTATTCGCTGGGATAACAATGATGATGGTGTGGGAACAGATCCATCTGTAGCTATTAATAATTTAGAAATTATCTCTTCAACTGGAGGTGGAGGAGCTCCATGTAGCGCTAGTCAGACTTTTACTTTGACTACCAATACACCCGACGCTTCTTTTACAGGATTGAATAACGATTACTGTAAGAGTGATACAAGCATCATATTAGTTCCAACGCAAGCCAACGGTACTTTCTCAGGTCCAGGAGTAAATGGCAATACATTTAATCCTCAGATTGCTGGTAATGGAACCCATACGATTACTTATATTGTTTCATACGGTGCAAATTGCGCTGATACAGTAACAAAAACCGTAATTATTTCAGGGCCAAACGTATCATTCACTGCAGACCCAACACAAACTGATCTAGATAATACAGTCATTAATTTTACAAACACATCTACGGATGCTGTAAATTATATCTGGGATTTTGGCGATACAACTTCAAATGAATTTACCACCAATGCGACCCATACTTATTCTGACTCAGAGTCTGGAACTTACACCGTAACATTGGTAGGATATGATGCAAATGGTTGTATGGATATTGCTCAACTTGTAATCACCATCCTAGAGCCAGAATCTCGTTTTGATGTTCCAAATGTTTTCACTCCAAACGGAGATAATGACAATGATTTCTTCAAATTAATTTATGCAGAAAACATTAAAAGTTTAAACATATTTATTGTAAACAGATGGAATAATACAGTATTTGAAAGTGATGAAGTTCAATTTGCTTGGAATGGAAAGGTAAACAATGTGGGTGCAGATTGTAGTGAAGGAGTCTATTTTTATGTTATAAAAGTCACCTCCTTTAGTGGAAATGAGATTGAAAGAAATGGATATATTCATTTGGTAAGAGGGAAATAG